Proteins from one Homalodisca vitripennis isolate AUS2020 chromosome 3, UT_GWSS_2.1, whole genome shotgun sequence genomic window:
- the LOC124358186 gene encoding uncharacterized protein LOC124358186 produces the protein MYADDMKIFERVPTNLGYEALQSSLNNIGDWCRANGMELNATKCVVLSYKRGANTFTNEYYLNSTLLRRVDKVKDLGVIMSPSLSPQEHILQIIAQELTRYWGSYLDPRNISTHHTLLSSCISLWFSPVLEYGSVIWSPYQFNHIAQLQGVQERFIRMLGSRLGFTYRTTPISEVEVESQFNLLPLHRRRQLTDLVTLFKLVNGLLDCPGLLSGIDFSISRGTRSMTIFRRRYHPTYYAYHSGLSRLLRTGGDAAPHVDFFNETVASFKRKVASLVNN, from the coding sequence atgtatgctgacgatatgAAGATTTTTGAGAGAGTCCCCACTAACCTGGGATACGAAGCATTACAAAGTTCTCTGAACAACATTGGAGACTGGTGTCGTGCGAACGGAATGGAGTTGAATGCGACTAAGTGTGTTGTCTTATCCTACAAACGTGGTGCTAATACTTTCACCAATGAATACTATTTAAACAGCACTTTATTGAGGAGAGTGGATAAGGTCAAGGATCTGGGGGTAATTATGTCACCTTCTCTCAGTCCCCAGGAACACATTCTACAAATCATCGCACAAGAGCTAACTCGTTATTGGGGTTCATATTTAGATCCACGAAACATTTCAACTCACCATACACTCTTGTCGTCTTGTATAAGTCTCTGGTTCTCCCCTGTTCTGGAGTATGGATCGGTCATTTGGTCGCCCTACCAATTCAACCATATTGCCCAACTACAGGGTGTCCAGGAGCGCTTCATCAGGATGCTTGGCTCCAGGTTGGGTTTCACTTACCGCACAACTCCTATAAGCGAAGTCGAAGTCGAGAGTCAATTTAACCTCCTACCTCTACATAGAAGACGTCAGCTCACGGATCTGGTGACTCTTTTCAAACTGGTGAATGGACTCCTTGACTGCCCAGGTCTCCTCAGTGGCATTGACTTCTCCATCTCAAGAGGAACTCGTTCGATGACCATCTTCCGTAGACGCTACCATCCTACTTACTACGCTTACCACAGTGGTCTCTCTAGACTTCTTAGAACTGGAGGTGATGCTGCTCCACATGTTGATTTCTTCAATGAGACTGTCGCATCCTTCAAGAGAAAAGTGGCTTCCCTTGTAAACAACTAA
- the LOC124358187 gene encoding uncharacterized protein LOC124358187: MDWSACDIRQDSGASRSLINLASFHNMQQINYTPNFRGVYLDLIFSSIPDFAVFPAQDVLIPEDAHHPALSILLSLEKAPFSANRSFVVPIFKSGDRKNVRNYRPIVIQSAIAKLYENIILDHLYFHLRKCISLEQHGFLQSRSTISNLLEFQEYVMSAFGNSSQVDCVYLDLSKAFDRVNHHLLISKLEGYGVRGSLLRWLEKLPERQISYRQI; encoded by the exons ATGGATTGGTCTGCCTGTGATATTCGACAGGACTCTGGGGCATCTCGAAGTTTGATTAACTTGGCGTCTTTTCACAATATGCAACAAATTAACTACACACCCAATTTCAGAGGGGTATATCTGGATCTCATTTTCTCATCCATCCCTGACTTTGCAGTGTTCCCAGCTCAGGACGTATTAATCCCGGAAGATGCACACCATCCGGCGCTCTCCATCCTTTTGAGTCTAGAAAAGGCCCCTTTCTCTGCCAAC CGGAGTTTTGTTGTGCCCATCTTTAAGTCCGGCGACCGTAAAAACGTGAGGAACTACAGACCTATTGTGATCCAGTCTGCTATTGCCAAACTGTATGAAAACATTATCTTGGACCACCTATACTTTCATTTGCGGAAATGCATATCCTTGGAGCAGCATGGCTTCCTACAGTCCCGTTCAACCATTTCTAACCTACTCGAGTTTCAGGAATATGTAATGTCGGCCTTTGGAAACTCGAGCCAGGTGGACTGCGTTTACTTAGATTTATCAAAGGCCTTCGACAGAGTGAACCATCACCTGCTGATTTCAAAGCTTGAGGGTTATGGTGTGCGTGGCTCACTCCTGAGGTGGTTGGAGAAGTTACCTGAAAGACAGATTTCTTATCGTCAAATTTGA